The following are encoded in a window of Nitrospirota bacterium genomic DNA:
- a CDS encoding helix-turn-helix transcriptional regulator has protein sequence MLNIDSMLYSSSKNLRRYKKQTKEAEQILYFQFGPGIIKYLLAAISGCHFATSIKQHIPKKKISIRKEANPNRVIVWAIAQRIREAREQQELRQEDLAKMTGIARPNIVRLEQGHHVPSLTTLRKIADALHLDITLLTAQPEVTPEERHEFTGMAESSIAEWS, from the coding sequence ATGCTTAATATTGATTCAATGCTTTACTCCTCATCAAAGAATCTTAGGCGGTATAAGAAACAGACTAAGGAGGCTGAACAAATCCTCTACTTTCAATTTGGTCCGGGGATAATCAAATATCTGTTAGCTGCTATTAGCGGGTGCCATTTTGCAACATCCATAAAACAACATATTCCGAAGAAAAAGATAAGTATCCGTAAAGAGGCAAATCCAAATAGGGTTATCGTTTGGGCTATTGCTCAGAGAATCAGAGAGGCGAGAGAACAGCAGGAGTTAAGACAGGAAGACCTTGCAAAGATGACCGGAATAGCAAGGCCCAATATAGTCCGCTTAGAACAAGGGCACCATGTACCTTCACTCACTACCTTGAGGAAGATTGCAGATGCCCTGCATCTTGATATAACGCTCTTGACGGCACAGCCTGAAGTCACACCCGAAGAGAGGCATGAATTTACCGGAATGGCGGAAAGCAGCATTGCAGAATGGAGTTGA
- a CDS encoding DUF1460 domain-containing protein has protein sequence MKQIINTGKWTVEELDRILHESSCIEDAGARIEFISGIFLDVGYSGSTLIGDVTTPEVFVVNLAKVDCFTFIDYVEAMRHSGSFSGFMENLERVRYHADLISFENRNHFFTDWIEYNGGFVEDVTDIDGGHKAIQVIKKLNLKKDGTYVVDGIKPVERNIEYIPANALDNTVIERLKTGDYAGIYSDEEGLDVSHVGIIIRAGDKIYIRHASSRPAIRKVLDEDFIKYMAEKPGLIVLRPK, from the coding sequence ATGAAACAGATAATTAATACAGGCAAATGGACTGTTGAGGAATTAGACCGCATCCTGCATGAATCATCCTGCATAGAAGATGCCGGGGCACGGATAGAATTTATCTCAGGGATATTTCTTGATGTTGGTTATTCAGGATCAACTTTGATTGGAGACGTAACTACGCCGGAGGTCTTTGTTGTTAATCTGGCAAAGGTGGACTGTTTTACATTTATTGATTATGTTGAGGCAATGAGGCATTCAGGTTCTTTTTCGGGGTTCATGGAAAATCTTGAGCGGGTGAGGTATCATGCAGATCTAATTTCCTTTGAAAACAGGAACCATTTTTTTACAGACTGGATTGAATATAATGGAGGGTTCGTTGAGGATGTTACAGATATAGATGGAGGACACAAGGCAATTCAAGTCATAAAAAAGTTAAATCTCAAAAAAGATGGCACTTATGTTGTTGATGGGATAAAACCGGTAGAACGGAATATTGAATACATCCCTGCAAATGCATTGGATAACACTGTGATAGAAAGGCTTAAAACCGGCGACTATGCAGGTATATACTCGGATGAAGAGGGATTGGATGTCTCGCATGTGGGAATAATTATCAGGGCAGGAGATAAGATTTATATTCGTCATGCATCTTCACGACCGGCAATCAGGAAAGTGCTTGATGAGGATTTTATAAAATATATGGCTGAGAAACCCGGTTTGATTGTATTAAGACCTAAGTGA
- a CDS encoding DUF2283 domain-containing protein: protein MATVDVREVLNITSGLLNIPFKRIWSSYDEEADVLYLNFKKPSHADDSELTDDDIIIRYEKGEIVGITVLHASKRQVSG, encoded by the coding sequence ATGGCCACAGTAGACGTCAGAGAGGTTTTAAACATTACATCCGGACTCTTGAACATACCATTTAAACGTATCTGGTCCAGTTATGATGAGGAGGCGGATGTGTTGTATTTAAACTTTAAGAAACCGAGTCATGCGGATGATAGCGAGCTTACTGATGATGATATTATTATAAGGTACGAAAAGGGGGAAATTGTAGGTATTACAGTCCTTCATGCGAGTAAAAGACAAGTATCAGGATAA
- a CDS encoding Ig-like domain-containing protein — protein MNKKNILSCKVIVVLFSIAVLLDGCTSHVETPENEQQAPKIQEIRITPANPSVVVGKAMLLTASAYDTSGNPVSVSNESISWSSANTAIAVIDKNGLVTGVSEGSTQLSAAESASGIKTSITIKVTYDIAYLRVIPDTQEIKIGKTVQFTVSAYDSSGNILPLLSDRFSWASSTPSAASVDKNGIVTGLSEGSTQIAATESVSGKSISVIMNVKYDIAYLRITPDVQDIQTGRTAQLSASAYDSSGNKLPLSSDRFSWTSSDPLVLTVDKNGRVTGTDGGSATISVRESSSLVTDNITITVKYDFCGKDLSRDEFMDFFNGNLVIVGAYRDKGSTSSDIIKGLIEDIVLNGIDFTSLSDYKISFNDGVYKVSKDGTGISFKLYFAKDLGTYHTGDLIPYNLFDKETFISNIKISISLKGVKYNFDHGPLYDFIDGDISFAGMDISSLNVSFRLRTDYIAFMVNSKEIYNGVPPRDKDTLTLSITTSLAPFDNIHNQFYTGGYGISYDGTVYNSTYYGIKQDFHDSVFLMTKDATGWFWEGDYKSKVEKDKDIYYQKGFVSNRSQNYTEYYCDEGLDIETKVGVAKHNLDLKGGVFTFTNGTEVRYGLESF, from the coding sequence ATGAATAAAAAAAATATTCTCTCATGTAAAGTAATCGTTGTATTATTTTCTATTGCAGTTTTACTGGATGGTTGTACATCTCATGTGGAGACGCCTGAGAATGAACAACAGGCACCAAAGATTCAAGAGATACGCATTACTCCTGCAAACCCCTCTGTGGTGGTTGGGAAAGCAATGCTTCTGACAGCATCAGCGTATGATACATCAGGAAATCCGGTATCAGTCTCAAATGAGAGCATATCATGGAGTTCTGCGAATACGGCAATTGCTGTTATTGATAAGAATGGACTTGTTACAGGAGTATCAGAAGGCAGTACACAGCTTTCTGCGGCGGAATCTGCTTCCGGGATAAAAACATCAATAACAATAAAGGTAACGTATGACATTGCTTATTTGCGTGTGATACCTGATACTCAGGAGATTAAAATTGGCAAGACTGTACAGTTCACTGTGTCTGCCTATGATAGCTCTGGAAATATACTACCGCTTCTTTCAGACAGATTCTCATGGGCATCTTCAACTCCATCGGCTGCCTCTGTTGATAAGAATGGGATTGTCACAGGCTTATCAGAAGGGAGTACTCAGATTGCTGCTACTGAGTCTGTGTCAGGGAAAAGCATATCAGTGATAATGAATGTAAAGTATGATATTGCTTATTTGCGAATTACCCCAGATGTGCAGGATATTCAAACAGGGAGAACAGCACAACTGTCTGCGTCTGCTTACGATAGTTCCGGAAATAAATTACCGCTTTCATCAGATAGATTCTCATGGACATCTTCAGACCCTTTGGTTCTTACTGTTGATAAAAATGGACGTGTAACTGGAACAGACGGAGGTTCAGCGACTATTTCAGTCAGGGAGTCATCATCACTGGTAACTGACAATATAACAATAACTGTTAAGTATGATTTTTGCGGGAAAGATTTAAGCAGGGACGAGTTCATGGATTTCTTTAATGGAAATCTTGTTATTGTAGGGGCTTACAGGGATAAAGGCAGTACCAGTTCAGATATTATAAAGGGGCTTATTGAAGACATTGTCCTTAATGGCATTGATTTTACAAGCCTCTCTGACTATAAGATTTCATTTAATGATGGAGTATACAAGGTGTCAAAGGACGGGACGGGAATAAGTTTTAAATTGTATTTTGCAAAAGACTTAGGGACGTATCACACCGGCGATTTAATACCATACAACTTATTTGATAAAGAGACATTCATATCAAATATAAAAATCTCTATATCACTGAAAGGGGTGAAATATAATTTCGACCATGGACCGCTTTATGATTTCATTGACGGGGATATAAGTTTCGCAGGGATGGATATTAGCAGTCTCAATGTATCCTTCAGATTAAGGACTGATTATATTGCATTCATGGTAAACAGTAAGGAGATTTATAATGGGGTACCTCCACGTGACAAGGACACTCTCACCCTCAGTATTACAACATCACTTGCGCCATTCGATAATATACACAATCAATTCTACACCGGCGGATATGGCATATCCTATGACGGCACTGTTTATAACAGTACATATTATGGTATTAAACAGGATTTCCATGATTCTGTTTTCCTGATGACAAAGGATGCTACCGGCTGGTTCTGGGAAGGAGATTATAAATCAAAGGTTGAAAAGGACAAGGACATATATTATCAGAAGGGGTTTGTGTCCAACAGGTCACAGAATTATACCGAGTATTACTGTGATGAAGGCCTTGATATTGAGACAAAGGTGGGTGTTGCAAAACACAATCTTGATCTCAAGGGAGGAGTATTTACATTTACTAACGGGACGGAGGTTAGGTATGGGCTTGAGTCGTTTTAG
- a CDS encoding energy transducer TonB, with protein MIIFRKDNNNFLFKKILTIAFIVSFVFVLNICSVSLSKAAAGGEGNGLFKPRSRESIKEVLTSYSGSITFLYKKALRDNPELKGTITVEFTIEPSGEIINARIVSSTVNPY; from the coding sequence ATGATTATTTTCAGAAAAGATAACAATAATTTCCTATTCAAAAAGATCCTCACCATTGCATTTATAGTTTCTTTTGTATTTGTACTGAATATATGCTCAGTCTCTCTCAGCAAGGCGGCAGCAGGCGGAGAAGGAAATGGTTTATTTAAACCAAGAAGCCGTGAGTCAATAAAAGAGGTACTCACATCCTACAGTGGAAGCATAACCTTCCTTTACAAGAAGGCACTCAGGGACAATCCGGAACTCAAAGGGACAATAACTGTTGAATTTACTATTGAGCCCAGCGGAGAGATTATAAATGCACGAATTGTCTCAAGTACAGTTAATCCTTATTGA
- a CDS encoding nucleotidyltransferase domain-containing protein, with the protein MSLIAVLQEREKRLKCLREDAIIEAERLASLLRKKYDFDAIYLIGSVLTGRFRINSDIDMVIKGLKIEDFFKAYAFIIKEAGYRVDLKPFEDLSEEFKKRISTEGKQLG; encoded by the coding sequence ATGTCATTGATTGCAGTTTTACAGGAGAGAGAAAAAAGGCTTAAATGCTTACGAGAGGATGCCATAATCGAGGCTGAAAGGCTCGCATCCCTTTTAAGAAAAAAGTATGACTTCGACGCTATTTATCTCATTGGCTCTGTTCTGACAGGAAGATTCAGGATTAACTCGGATATAGATATGGTTATAAAAGGCTTGAAGATAGAGGATTTCTTCAAGGCTTATGCCTTTATCATCAAAGAGGCCGGATACAGGGTTGATCTGAAACCTTTTGAAGACCTCTCAGAGGAATTTAAAAAAAGAATTTCAACTGAAGGGAAGCAGCTTGGATAA